Proteins co-encoded in one Amaranthus tricolor cultivar Red isolate AtriRed21 chromosome 7, ASM2621246v1, whole genome shotgun sequence genomic window:
- the LOC130817773 gene encoding pentatricopeptide repeat-containing protein At3g18970 yields MSTILLSILRHKPKTLNQLKQIHALLILTGLKSSSTLAKLIEHHFHLFRRQIPSYAHLILNHETHNQLFLLNTLIKCSSPRDSVLLFAKYISGSSIVFDDHTFIFAFGACARSSSLSALHEGKQIHARAIKHGFMLNLLVSTTTIHFYTRNGHICYARKVFDEMLVRSDATWNALISGYSSQKVNLIENSFNALVTFKNMLANDYVKPNGKTVVCVLSAVSQLGSLGTGFSVHGYVVKTINSPEKDVYIGTGLIDMYSKCGCISIASKVFGMVKEKNVLTWTAMVTGLAYHGKGKEAIELLLAMKKCHVLPNAVTFTSILTACCHTGLVEEGLHLFHKMETEFGFAPEIEHYGCVVDLLGKAGHLREAYDFIVAIPGETNPVLWRSLLGSCRLHEDVVMGEEVGKILVQLEAEVCHGDEKAPSKDYVGLSNVYALAKRWEDVGSVRGEMRIKGLKIKSGHSVVH; encoded by the coding sequence ATGTCAACCATCCTTTTGTCTATCCTCCGCCATAAACCAAAAACTTTGAACCAACTAAAACAAATTCATGCCTTACTCATCTTAACTGGCCTTAAATCTTCCTCTACATTAGCCAAACTCATTGAACACCATTTCCATCTTTTCCGTCGCCAAATTCCAAGTTATGCCCATCTCATACTCAATCATGAAACCCACAACCAACTCTTCCTACTCAACACTTTGATCAAATGTAGCTCACCCAGAGACTCCGTTCTTCTTTTTGCCAAATATATTTCAGGTTCATCCATTGTTTTTGATGATCATACCTTCATTTTTGCTTTTGGTGCTTGTGCTAGATCTTCTTCTTTATCAGCTTTACATGAAGGAAAACAAATTCATGCTCGTGCAATAAAACATGGGTTTATGTTAAATCTTTTAGTGTCCACAACTACGATACATTTCTATACGAGAAATGGTCATATCTGTTATGCACGGaaggtgtttgatgaaatgcttgtGAGAAGTGATGCTACTTGGAATGCGCTTATATCAGGGTATTCCTCCCAGAAAGTGAATTTGATTGAGAATTCTTTCAATGCGTTAGTGACTTTTAAGAACATGTTGGCTAATGATTATGTAAAACCGAATGGTAAAACTGTGGTTTGTGTGCTTTCTGCTGTTTCACAGTTGGGTTCATTAGGAACTGGATTTAGTGTTCATGGGTATGTAGTGAAAACCATTAATTCCCCAGAAAAGGATGTGTACATTGGTACTGGTTTAATTGATATGTACTCTAAATGTGGGTGTATTAGTATTGCATCCAAAGTTTTTGGTATGGTGAAGGAGAAAAATGTGCTAACTTGGACTGCAATGGTTACAGGCTTAGCCTACCATGGGAAAGGAAAAGAAGCTATAGAGCTATTATTAGCAATGAAAAAATGTCATGTATTGCCAAATGCAGTAACTTTTACAAGCATATTAACAGCCTGTTGTCATACAGGACTTGTAGAAGAGGGTCTTCATTTGTTTCACAAGATGGAGACAGAATTTGGTTTCGCCCCTGAAATCGAGCACTATGGGTGTGTCgtcgatctccttggaaaagcCGGGCATTTGAGAGAAGCGTACGATTTTATAGTGGCAATACCCGGTGAAACAAACCCCGTCTTATGGAGGAGTTTACTCGGTTCTTGTCGTCTGCACGAGGATGTAGTGATGGGTGAGGAAGTAGGGAAGATACTAGTCCAGCTTGAAGCAGAGGTTTGCCATGGGGATGAGAAAGCTCCTAGTAAAGATTATGTAGGGCTTTCTAATGTTTATGCATTGGCTAAAAGGTGGGAAGATGTGGGATCAGTTAGAGGGGAGATGAGGATTAAGGGTTTAAAAATCAAATCTGGTCATAGTGTTGTTCATTGA
- the LOC130817775 gene encoding sec-independent protein translocase protein TATA, chloroplastic-like: protein MEILTLYPTLNLPNFQKSTCLSSSKSSLFFNQSSTNAFFRSVDTTGLVLKFKTRPIYQTRRGYCCNSLFGLGVPELAVIAGVAVLVFGPKKLPEVGRSFGKTIKSFQQAAKEFEQELKKPDDSESSDTVIEATSATESSEEKENVVSSSKES, encoded by the exons ATGGAGATTTTAACACTTTATCCTACTCTGAATCTTCCCAATTTCCAGAAATCCACCTGCCTTTCTTCTTCTAAATCTTCTTTGTTTTTCAATCAAAGCAGTACCAATGCTTTCTTCAGATCCGTTGATACAACGGGTTTGGTTTTAAAGTTCAAAACCCGACCCATTTACCAAACCAGAAGAGGGTACTGTTGCAACTCTTTGTTTGGACTTGGTGTGCCGGAACTTGCTGTTATTGCCGGAGTTGCTGTTCTTGTTTTTGGACCCAAAAAGCTCCCTGAAGTTGGTCGTAGTTTCGGTAAAACTATTAAGAGCTTTCAACAG GCGGCAAAGGAGTTTGAACAAGAACTTAAGAAACCAGATGACTCCGAGTCATCCGACACTGTGATTGAAGCAACATCAGCAACCGAAAGCtcagaagaaaaagaaaatgtagtttCTTCATCGAAAGAGAGTTAG
- the LOC130817776 gene encoding pre-mRNA-processing protein 40C produces MSNAPSVALNSSSPGHATPTVLSSSPSVSSAVIGSFPPVVIRPVVPVAPHPSSVAVQPQPYPSYATIPAVGSSPQQLWLPPHQMGGFRPSLLPYNSSFAGPFGFVARGVSLPSVPVPDAQPPGFTPIGKAGAVTQMAHSSAMKYEVPPPGIDNVIASVGTSGEAVHNDLLDAWSAHRTETGAVYYYNAITGESTYEKPSGFKGEPAKATAQPTPVAWEKVTGTDWALVTTNDGKKYYYNTKTETSSWQVPTEVSELRKKQEVDSVKENSISVPDYNAVNEKGSGPGTLNTPALNTGGRDAIALRAPGIPGSSSALDLIKKKLHESGAQVTSFPTSASSGSALLEVNGSKTVEPTAKGFQGEGSKDKLGDADGDGKISDTSSDSEDEDTGPTKEECIAQFKDMLKERGVAPFSKWDKELPKIVFDPRFKAIPTYAERRSLFEHYVRTRAEEERKEKRAAQKAAVEGFKQLLEEAKEDIDHTTDYHKFKKRWGHDLRFEALERKDREALLNERVISLKRAAEEKAQAERAVAVSNFMSMLRERGDITASSRWSRVKDGVRDDNRYKAVKHEERGSLFNEYISQLKAADSEAEKEAKTRKEEQEKLKEREKELRKRKEREEQEMERVRLKVRRKEAVASYQALLVETIKNYQASWTESKPRLEKDPQRRASNPDLDESDLEKLFREHVKMLYERCNQDFRALLMEVVTPEAATRETEDGKTVLSSWSTAKRVLKSDPRYEKMPRKDREALWKRHVEDLQRKQKVSVEQKVDKYHDFKSRNSNGSGRPSSASRSGHDRR; encoded by the exons ATGTCTAATGCTCCATCAGTTGCATTGAACTCTAGTTCGCCCGGGCATGCTACTCCGACGGTGTTGTCCTCCAGTCCTTCTGTTTCTTCTGCAGTGATAGGGTCGTTCCCGCCTGTAGTAATTAGACCCGTTGTGCCTGTTGCTCCGCATCCATCTAGCGTAGCTGTTCAACCACAACCGTATCCTTCGTATGCAACTATACCAGCCGTTGGTTCTTCTCCTCAACAACTTTGGTTGCCGCCTCACCAAATGGGTGGATTTAGGCCTTCACTCTTACCATATAATTCCTCTTTTGCCGGGCCATTTGGTTTTGTAGCACGTGGTGTGTCTCTTCCTTCCGTTCCTGTCCCAGATGCACAGCCTCCTGGTTTTACTCCTATTGGAAAAGCTGGTGCTGTTACTCAGATGGCACATAGTTCTGCTATGAAATACGAAGTACCTCCTCCTGGAATTG ACAACGTTATTGCTAGTGTTGGTACCAGTGGTGAGGCTGTTCATAATGACCTGTTGGATGCATGGAGTGCTCATAGAACTGAAACTGGGGCTGTATATTATTATAATGCGATAACTGGGGAATCAACATATGAAAAACCCTCTGGGTTCAAAGGAGAG CCAGCAAAAGCAACTGCACAGCCAACTCCTGTTGCATG GGAGAAAGTGACTGGAACTGATTGGGCATTAGTCACCACCAATGATGGCAAGAAGTACTATTACAACACCAAAACTGAG ACCAGTAGCTGGCAAGTACCTACAGAGGTGAGTGAATTGAGGAAAAAACAGGAAGTTGACAGTGTAAAAGAAAACTCAATATCAGTGCCAGATTACAATGCagtaaatgaaaaaggatctggTCCTGGTACATTAAATACTCCTGCTCTCAACACAGGTGGTCGAGATGCGATAGCCCTTAGAGCACCTGGCATTCCAGGTTCATCCTCTGCCCTtgatctaattaagaaaaagctGCATGAGTCAGGAGCTCAGGTTACCTCTTTCCCAACTAGTGCTTCATCAGGATCAGCATTATTAGAAGTTAATGGGTCTAAAACAGTTGAGCCTACAGCTAAGGGTTTCCAAGGTGAAGGAAGCAAGGATAAGCTGGGAGATGCTGATGGAGATGGCAAAATATCTGACACATCATCAGATTCTGAGGATGAAGACACTGGACCTACGAAGGAGGAATGCATAGCTCAATTTAAG GATATGCTGAAAGAACGTGGAGTGGCACCTTTTTCAAAGTGGGATAAGGAGCTGCCGAAGATTGTGTTTGATCCACGGTTCAAG GCCATTCCTACATATGCTGAACGTCGATCATTATTTGAACATTATGTTCGTACTCGAGCTGAAGAGGAACGCAAAGAAAAGCGCGCAGCTCAAAAGGCTGCAGTGGAGGGTTTCAAGCAGTTGTTAGAAGAAGCAAAGGAG GATATTGATCATACTACTGATTACCATAAATTTAAAAAGAGATGGGGGCATGATCTACGATTTGAGGCGTTAGAGCGCAAGGATCGAGAGGCTCTACTCAATGAGAG GGTAATATCACTAAAAAGGGCTGCTGAAGAAAAAGCACAAGCAGAACGTGCTGTAGCTGTTTCTAATTTCATGTCTATGCTTCGAGAAAGAGGGGATATAACTGCAAGCTCTCGTTGGTCCAGG GTGAAGGATGGCGTTCGGGATGACAACAGGTACAAAGCTGTCAAACACGAAGAGCGTGGGTCCTTATTCAATGAATACATATCTCAGTTAAAGGCTGCAGACAGTGAAGCTGAAAAGGAAGCTAAGACGAGAAAGGAGGAACAG GAGAAATTgaaagaaagagagaaagaactacggaaaagaaaagaaagagaagagcAAGAGATGGAAAGAGTACGCTTGAAGGTTCGTAGAAAGGAAGCAGTGGCGTCATATCAAGCATTATTAGTGgaaactataaaaaattatcaG GCTTCATGGACAGAGTCAAAACCTAGACTTGAGAAAGATCCGCAAAGGCGTGCATCCAATCCTGATTTGGATGAATCTGATTTGGAGAAGCTCTTTCGAGAACATGTAAAGATGCTTTATGAG AGGTGTAATCAGGACTTTAGGGCTCTTTTAATGGAGGTTGTAACTCCTGAAGCAGCAACAAGAGAAACAGAAGATGGAAAAACAGTTCTCAGTTCTTGGTCTACTGCTAAACGGGTTCTGAAATCGGACCCCAGGTATGAAAAAATGCCAAGAAAAGATAGAGAAGCACTTTGGAAAAGGCACGTAGAAGATTTGCAGCGTAAGCAAAAAGTTTCTGTTGAACAGAAAGTAGACAAGTATCATGATTTCAAAAGTAGGAATTCGAATGGTTCTGGCAGGCCATCTTCAGCATCTAGGAGTGGACATGATCGAAGA